Proteins from a single region of Heterodontus francisci isolate sHetFra1 chromosome 29, sHetFra1.hap1, whole genome shotgun sequence:
- the LOC137345818 gene encoding probable G-protein coupled receptor 139 produces the protein MGQPVIVQIENIYYPLLAIVGVPANLMTIVVLSRGKCGLSKCITRYLVAMAVADLMVLLFEVILYEIKDAYFPYSFLNYTPICSLNLALLFLSIDWSVWLTVAFTFDRFVAICYQTLRTKYCTEETARVVIAVVCFTCILQDVPIYFIYEPRERIDNVPWSCYVKSNFYTLPTWVAFLWLDTILTPFAPFVLIVLLNVLTIRHIVLANRVRSGLHRNKMFDNHADPEMDNRRKSIILLLVISGSFILLWTVIFICFICVHFTDVQFLEANYNDSFTIAEQSGYMLRCLSSCTNTFIYAVSQGKFREELKNVIKHPLVFIRSFIG, from the exons ATGGGACAGCCAGTAATCGTACAGATAGAAAACATTTACTACCCACTCCTTGCAATAGTTGGTGTTCCAG CTAATTTGATGACAATCGTCGTTCTCTCCCGTGGAAAGTGTggactctccaaatgcatcactcgttacttggtggccatggcggtGGCTGATCTAATGGTCCTCTTATTTGAAGTAATTCTTTATGAGATTAAAGAtgcttatttcccatattcattcctcaaCTATACTCCCATTTGTAGTCTCAATCTGGCCTTGCTCTTTCTTTCGATTGATTGGTCTGTCTGGCTCACTgtagctttcacctttgatcgatttgtcgctatTTGTTACCAAACTTTacgaactaaatattgcaccgaggaaACTGCACGTGTGGTGATAGCAGTGGTGTGCTTCACATGCATTTTACAAGATGTTCCAATCTACTTTATTTATGAACCTCGGGAAAGaattgacaatgtaccatggtcCTGCTATGTAAAATCAAACTTCTACACCTTACCCACATGGGTAGCATTTTTGTGGTTGGACACCATTTTAACCCCATTTGCACCATTTGTCTTGATCGTCCTGCTCAATGTCCTGACCATCAGACACATTGTTCTGGCCAATAGAGTGAGGAGCGGACTCCACAGAAACAAGATGTTTGACAATCACGCTGATCCAGAGATGGACaaccgaaggaaatccataattttactgCTCGTTATATCTggtagttttatactgttatggactgTAATTTTCATATGTTTCATATGTGTTCATTTTACAGATGTACAATTTTTAGAAGCAAATTACAACGACTCTTTCACGATTGCAGAACAATCTGGGTATATGCTTAGGTGTTTGAGTtcttgcacaaacacatttatttatgcagtGTCCCAGGGCAAAttcagagaggaattgaaaaatGTGATTAAGCATCCCCTAGTTTTCATTCGTAGTTTTATAGGATAG